A window of Mytilus edulis chromosome 10, xbMytEdul2.2, whole genome shotgun sequence contains these coding sequences:
- the LOC139492011 gene encoding uncharacterized protein: protein MAYYDNLSNAIDKLKRSLPDRTHKKTITYITNDGSRRSTYSKRGTSLVLSAMELELQTHCAVSVEVKPSWVKGKCHSYRSENKELAGAEDQTSVPTVQERWSMTD from the exons ATGGCATATTATGATAATTTATCCAATGCTATTGATAAACTGAAAAGGAGCTTGCCCGACAgaacacataaaaaaacaattacttATATTACTAATGATGGATCTAGGCGATCCACCTATTCAAAACGGGGAACATCTCTTGTATTATCG GCTATGGAGTTGGAACTGCAAACCCACTGTGCAGTGTCTGTAGAGGTAAAACCTTCCTGGGTCAAAGGAAAATGCCACTCATATAGAAGTGAAAACAAGGAGTTAGCGGGTGCAGAGGATCAAACATCTGTCCCTACTGTACAG GAGAGATGGAGCATGACAGATTAG